From Acipenser ruthenus chromosome 2, fAciRut3.2 maternal haplotype, whole genome shotgun sequence, a single genomic window includes:
- the LOC117403482 gene encoding Fanconi anemia group G protein, which translates to MDRDTGSQGCLEIWTEEHYSIVRKCKAACRTQKGTQQKEALKQCHSELRKLLQKIQGLPPAVSSVPLELSVLYNASVLNLRLSANTREEDQAGITQALLRALEAAGRPGTGSDPLQLWRLVLQLLNWEHWEQWEPSLTRLACVQWAHWLCTCQLQCVRELLLWLAEARGWSLPACPGSPLDVQSILVEESQSWESRAAPGEVLSAAQFRELLHTCTAITRGVEWMEAGQYQEALGGFQQAAVLPSPRPLHAQLLTLTGLCFLKLGKPQSGLQCYRQALEMDFGCLCALYQSCVVYRQLGEAEAEIEALGLLYTAVMSPAHRDPTCDSAALIGPESLLQSPTLICLLRKPHPSCVKHCLAQRSLQSGRTAEAVEHYLDLLALFQEGASQRVIVDNSLAFPRIPELYLEAAVSLLKARRYQDAITVCEEVVSKTGALVPERLTLECPPNTERDGLWAGESEKRESLNCVLWTAAACFLQGQAFTQLKEGKESLSHYSRCINLLVKVHVTYSERRGGDSEKSGVRSLQRLKSLAFTGRGLCFLERAQDREALHSFQLSVQTDPGVVEGLYWLLELLWRLGRREEALSCWRRFQSCTGRSAEEAAAAGQDLQGDYPLYLLSPLQGDAPRDWEGLSRRMLKECSPL; encoded by the exons ATGGACCGGGATACCGGCAGCCAGGGCTGCTTGGAAATCTGGACAGAAGAGCATTACAGCATTGTCCGCAAGTGCAAG GCTGCTTGCAGAACTCAGAAAGGAACCCAACAGAAGGAGGCTCTAAAGCAGTGTCACTCTGAACTGAGGAAGCTCCTTCAGAAGATACAAG GCCTGCCCCCGGCTGTGTCCAGTGTGCCTCTGGAGCTGAGCGTACTCTATAATGCCTCTGTGCTGAATCTTCGCCTGTCTGCTAACACCAGGGAGGAAGACCAGGCTGGGATCACGCAGGCGCTGCTCAGAG CTCTGGAAGCCGCTGGCCGCCCCGGTACCGGCTCTGACCCCCTGCAGTTGTGGCGCTTGGTCCTGCAGTTGCTCAACTGGGAACACTGGGAGCAGTGGGAGCCCTCGCTGACCCGACTAGCCTGTGTGCAGTGGGCACACTGGCTCTGCACCTGCCAGCTTCAATGTGTCAGGGAGCTGCTCCTGTGGCTGGCTGAGGCTCGG GGCTGGTCTCTTCCAGCTTGCCCTGGGTCCCCTCTGGATGTGCAGAGTATCCTGGTGGAGGAGAGCCAGTCCTGGGAGAGCAGAGCTGCCCCCGGGGAGGTGCTGAGTGCAGCCCAGTTCAGGGAGCTGCTCCACACCTGCACTGCCATCACTCGGG GTGTGGAGTGGATGGAAGCTGGGCAGTACCAGGAGGCGCTGGGGGGGTTCCAGCAGGCTGCAGTCCTGCCTTCTCCCAGGCCCCTCCATGCTCAGCTTCTCACCCTGACCGGACTCTGCTTCCTCAAGCTG GGGAAGCCTCAGAGTGGGCTGCAGTGCTATAGACAGGCCCTGGAGATGGATTTTGGGTGCCTGTGTGCCCTCTATCAGAGCTGTGTGGTGTACAGACAGCTGGGAGAGGCAGAGGCTGAGATTGAGGCTCTCGGGCTGCTCTACACT GCAGTGATGTCGCCCGCACACCGTGACCCGACCTGTGACTCGGCCGCCCTGATTGGCCCAGAATCACTGCTCCAAAGCCCCACCCTGATCTGTCTGCTCAGGAAGCCACATCCTTCCTGCGTGAAGCATTGTCTGGCACAGAGGAGCCTGCAGAGCGGCAG GACAGCAGAGGCAGTGGAGCACTACCTGGACTTGCTGGCCTTGTTCCAGGAGGGGGCGTCTCAGCGG GTGATCGTAGACAACAGCCTGGCCTTCCCCAGAATCCCAGAGCTGTACCTGgaagcagcagtgtccctactGAAGGCCAGGAGGTATCAGGATGCAATCACAGTGTGTGAAGAGGTTGTCAGCAAGACAGGAGCCTTGGTCCCCGAGAGACTGACCCTTGAGTGCCCTCCCAACACGGAGCGCGACGGCCTCTGGGCCGGAGAATCAGAGAAGAGAGAGAGTCTGAACTGTGTGCTGTGGACTGCGGCGGCCTGCTTCCTTCAAGGACAGGCCTTCACCCAGCTGAAGGAGGGCAAGGAATCACTGTCTCATTACAGCAG GTGTATAAATCTGTTGGTTAAGGTCCACGTTACTTATTCAG AGCGGAGGGGAGGGGACTCTGAGAAGAGTGGAGTGCGGTCCCTGCAGAGGCTGAAGAGCCTGGCGTTCACTGGGAGAGGACTGTGCTTCCTGGAGCGGGCTCAGGACAGAGAGGCGCTGCACAGCTTCCAGCTCAGTGTGCAGACTGACCCAG GGGTAGTGGAGGGGCTGTACTGGCTGCTGGAGCTGCtctggaggctggggaggagggaggaagCCCTGTCTTGCTGGAGGAGGTTTCAGAGCTGCACGGGGAGGTCGGcagaggaagcagcagcagcaggacagGATCTCCAGGG AGACTACCCCCTGTACCTGCTGTCCCCCCTGCAGGGGGATGCTCCTCGGGACTGGGAGGGTCTGAGCAGGAGGATGCTGAAGGAATGCAGCCCGCTGTAG
- the LOC131697782 gene encoding elongation factor 2 translates to MVNFTVEQIRAIMDKKSNIRNMSVIAHVDHGKSTLTDSLVCKAGIIASARAGETRFTDTRKDEQERCITIKSTAISLYYELSENDMAFIKQSKDGCGFLINLIDSPGHVDFSSEVTAALRVTDGALVVVDCVSGVCVQTETVLRQAIAERIKPVLMMNKMDRALLELQLEPDALFQTFQRIVENVNVVISTYGEGEAGPMGNIMVDPVIGTVGFGSGLHGWAFTLKQFAEMYVAKFTAKGDKGSQLPPTDRAKKVEDMMKKLWGDKYFDPAAGKFSKTSTNAEGKKLPRTFCQLILDPIFKVFDAIMNFKKEETAKLIEKLDIKLDAEDREKEGKPLLKAVMRRWLPAGEALLQMITIHLPSPVTAQRYRCELLYEGPGDDEAAMGVKNCDPKAPLMMYISKMVPTTDKGRFYAFGRVFSGIVATGQKVRIMGPNYTPGKKEDLYLKPIQRTILMMGRYVEPIEDVPCGNIVGLVGVDQYLVKTGTISTFEHAHNMRVMKFSVSPVVRVAVEAKNPADLPKLVEGLKRLAKSDPMVQCIIEESGEHIVAGAGELHLEICLKDLEEDHACIPLKKSDPVVSYRETVSEESDQVCLSKSPNKHNRLYMKARPFPDGLAEDIDKGDVSARQELKTRGRYLAEKYEWDVSEARKIWCMGPDGNGPNILLDVTKGVQYLNEIKDSVVAGFQWATKEGVLCEENMRAVRFDIQDVTLHADAIHRGGGQIIPTARRVLYASAITAQPRLMEPIYLVEIQCPEQVVGGIYGVLNRKRGHVFEECQVTGTPMFIVKAYLPVNESFGFTADLRSNTGGQAFPQCIFNHWQILPGDPFDPKSRPYQVVAETRKRKGLKEGIPALDNFLDKL, encoded by the exons ATG GTGAACTTCACGGTCGAGCAGATCAGGGCGATCATGGACAAGAAGTCCAACATCAGGAACATGTCTGTGATCGCTCACGTGGATCACGGCAAGTCCACACTGACAGACTCCCTGGTGTGTAAAGCAGGCATCATCGCCTCCGCACGGGCTGGGGAGACGAGGTTCACAGACACACGCAAAGACGAGCAGGAGCGCTGCATCACCATTAAATCCAC AGCAATCTCCCTGTATTACGAGCTATCGGAAAACGACATGGCCTTCATCAAGCAGAGCAAGGACGGCTGCGGCTTCCTCATCAACCTCATCGACTCCCCCGGGCACGTGGACTTCTCCTCCGAGGTGACGGCTGCTCTGAGAGTCACCGACGGAGCCCTGGTGGTGGTGGACTGTGTGTCAG gggtgtgtgtgcaGACAGAGACAGTGCTGCGGCAGGCCATCGCTGAGCGGATCAAGCCGGTTCTGATGATGAATAAGATGGACCGGGCCCTGCTGGAGCTGCAGCTGGAGCCGGACGCGCTCTTCCAGACGTTCCAGCGCATCGTGGAGAATGTGAACGTCGTCATCTCCACCTACGGGGAGGGCGAGGCCGGGCCCATGGGCAACATCAtg GTGGATCCGGTCATTGGTACCGTGGGGTTTGGGTCGGGGCTGCACGGCTGGGCCTTCACTCTGAAGCAGTTTGCTGAGATGTACGTGGCCAAGTTCACTGCCAAGGGAGACAAGGGGTCCCAGCTCCCCCCCACAGACAGAGCCAAGAAAGTAGAGGACATGATGAAGAAACTGTGGGGAGACAA GTACTTTGACCCAGCCGCTGGGAAATTCAGCAAGACCTCCACCAATGCAGAAGGCAAGAAGCTGCCCCGCACCTTCTGCCAGCTAATCCTGGATCCCATCTTCAAG GTCTTCGATGCAATCATGAACTTCAAGAAGGAGGAGACTGCCAAGCTCATCGAGAAACTGGACATCAAGCTGGATGCTGAGGACAGGGAGAAAGAGGGCAAGCCGCTGCTCAAG GCTGTGATGCGTCGCTGGCTTCCTGCTGGAGAGGCTCTGCTCCAGATGATCACCATCCACCTGCCCTCCCCGGTCACTGCTCAGAGGTACCGCTGTGAGCTGCTGTATGAGGGACCCGGGGATGATGAGGCTGCCATGG GTGTGAAGAACTGTGACCCCAAGGCCCCTCTCATGATGTACATCTCAAAGATGGTCCCCACGACCGATAAGGGCCGCTTCTACGCCTTCGGGCGCGTCTTCTCGGGGATCGTCGCCACAGGACAGAAGGTGCGCATCATGGGCCCAAACTACACCCCCGGCAAAAAGGAAGACCTGTACCTGAAACCTATCCAGAG GACTATTCTAATGATGGGGCGATATGTGGAGCCCATCGAGGACGTGCCGTGTGGTAACATCGTGGGTCTGGTGGGCGTGGATCAGTACCTGGTGAAGACCGGCACCATCTCCACCTTCGAGCACGCCCACAACATGAGGGTGATGAAGTTCAGTGTGAGCCCTGTGGTGCGTGTGGCTGTGGAGGCGAAGAACCCGGCTGACCTGCCCAAATTAGTGGAGGGGCTGAAGAGACTCGCCAAGTCAGACCCCATGGTCCAG TGCATCATTGAGGAGTCTGGGGAACACATTGTGGCCGGGGCTGGGGAACTGCATCTGGAAATCTGCCTGAAGGATCTGGAGGAAGACCACGCCTGCATCCCGCTGAAG AAATCAGACCCGGTGGTGTCGTACCGCGAGACGGTGAGCGAGGAGTCGGACCAGGTGTGCCTGTCCAAGTCCCCCAACAAGCACAACCGCCTGTACATGAAGGCTCGCCCCTTCCCAGACGGGCTGGCCGAGGACATTGACAAGGGAGATGTGAGCGCGCGGCAGGAGCTGAAAACCCGCGGCAGATACCTGGCAGAGAAGTACGAGTGGGACGTATCCGAGGCACGCAAGATCTGGTGCATGGGGCCTGACGGGAACGGACCCAACATCCTGCTGGACGTGACCAAGGGGGTGCAGTACCTCAACGAGATCAAGGACAGCGTGGTGGCCGGCTTCCAGTGGGCAACCAAGGAG GGCGTGCTCTGTGAAGAGAACATGCGTGCCGTGCGCTTTGATATCCAAGATGTGACTCTGCATGCCGATGCAATCCACCGTGGGGGTGGCCAGATCATCCCTACAGCCCGTAGAGTGTTGTATGCATCGGCGATCACCGCGCAGCCACGACTCATGGAGCCCATCTACCTAGTGGAGATACAG TGTCCGGAGCAGGTGGTGGGAGGGATCTACGGTGTGCTGAACAGGAAGCGTGGTCACGTGTTTGAGGAGTGTCAGGTTACAGGGACACCCATGTTCATCGTCAAAGCGTACCTGCCTGTGAACGAGTCTTTCG GTTTCACAGCGGACTTGAGGTCCAACACTGGAGGCCAGGCCTTCCCACAGTGCATCTTCAACCACTGGCAGATCCTCCCTGGAGACCCCTTCGATCCCAAAAGCCGGCCCTACCAGGTGGTAGCAGAGACCCGCAAGCGCAAGGGGCTGAAGGAGGGCATCCCTGCCCTGGACAACTTCCTCGACAAACTCTGA